CTTTTTACGTTACGTAAAGGGTACGTAAAGGGCGCAAAAGATTTTAGTGCAATTCTTCCAAAATACAAAGGGCACACAGCGACTACACTTTGGTTACGGCTGTATTGCATGGAGGGcttgcatttttttgaaaaaatttttgaaaattttcgaaaaatcccATCAAATCCATGTGATTTATGTTTAACTGTTGTTCCTTCTCCTGTTTTTCGGgacattttgaagtttgttcGTTTGAACTATTCATATAGGTGGATGGGTTCGAATTTATCTGATTCGAGTCAGATCTACAGCCTTAGGCAGCGAACATTTGTGGACGAACGACCAATGAAAATACGAGACCTCATTACTGAAAGGAATATGTAGTTGTTGTCgaaattataataaaagtGCAGTGTAGTAAATacaaaaggaaaacgaaaacagCTTAATGAGAAGTGGCATTTACCTTAATGATTCATGCGTCATGGGAATATTCGGGAATCTTCGGAACCCGTAACTTGATTGCGACCCGGCTCCATCCCGGGTGCGAGCATAGAACATTCGCGAACGTTCGAGAAAGGGCAACACGCTGCGCATATTAGCAGTTCGCTTGCTTACGTGACATTGAGGATGATATTCGCCTGGATCACTATGTCTCTTTGCGTTCTGTCGCTCTCATCACTCTGCAACTGAGGATTTTCTCCTGTGACCAGTCTTAATgatgattttctggaagatctTGACATCATCGGAAGAGGACTGAGGTCCACCACAAACGTCTGTTGCTTCCCATCGAAAGGAGAACTCTTCTGGATGTTTGGAAAAGGTTCGCAGCAGTTTCTACTGATTTCATAGGCCCTTTTGGTTACTTTTCCTAATCATAGGTTGTGGATGATGAGTCAAAATTAGCAATCTCCTTGAATGTCGCAAATTTCAAGCCGGAAGAGCTAAAGATGGACCTGGAtggaaaaatccttaaaatcgAAGGAAAGCAGGAAGTGGAGGGGAGCGAATACTCAATGAGGTACATCTATTCACCTggaagtttttatttattcaatggTTCTCCGTATTATAATAACGTCTTTAAAACTTTTGTTTGTCAATGGGCTCTACCTGATAACGTGGATGTGGAGCAAATCAAACCTTCCATGACCGAAGACGGCCACCTTCGCATCGAAGCTCCTAAACTCGCCAAACTATCCATGATGCATCCCGGTGGAGAAGAATACatctaagaatttttttcttggtgaaGCATAATAAATTCGTTTCTGCGTAACGTGTGTGACAAAATATAAGGAATTTCAACAGTTTTAAACTTTTTAGTCATGACAGAACAGAAGAtagaattaaagaaagaagagccAACTGACTAATTACGGTCACAAGAACGACCTCTAGAGATTGCAAATTCAATGCTAAAATCCtgagaagtttcttttttggaatctgaacaaaagaaataattaacaAAAGCAACCATTAATAAGATAATAGGTTGAAGAATGTGTTTattaacaaaagaaatagGATTGAAGATAGGATTAGAACTTCTGGACTTTTTTTGCAAGTTTGATCCCATTTCTATaatgttttccagaaatcgtagcaataataaaaggaaacaaagcagattctttttctctgaaccCTGATTGCATAACGTTCGAATATCAACCCAAACTTAGTTTGCGGTCGCACTTTTGATTTAACGAAGTGATGgatcttcttttcttgtgcATAATCGGACTCATTCCTTCCACAAGCCTATCCTTGAAGTGTTCGGGTTGTCTATGTAATTTTCAGATGAAAGAGAATGAGTAAGTTTCagcgaaaatatgaaattttttctcattaaaaaGTTTACAATTCAACTAAATTATACtgcttttgaaaattaattgaaaaaactttccttggtttttttttttgctagattTCTCTATCGCTGACAGTAATATGCATTGTGAAttacagtaaaataaaatttccaattGCTAAAACTACTCCCAGCAGATGTTAGTCGAACAGTGTAGTCCTTCATCTGTACTTTATCTTCGTACCAGGAACGAGCCAGTGCTTGAGCTGTGTCCTTTCTAGTACGATTCGGAGCTAATGAGAGTGCATTTTTTGCAAAGATTctacggaaaaaaatccagggttcttcaattttttgccTCAGTTAGTTAATGAAATCATTAGAATAACCCGAACAGCTATGATCGTCATGGACGCTGTTAAtaaaggaggaggaggaggaggaggggcGGTAGGGGGGTGGGAGGGGGAGGACAGGGCAGTCTCCTACATTTTAAAGTGTTTTTGAGAAGTGAAAAGGATCTCCATAGAAAACGTGAATGTGTTTCTGACAAGTACACGAAGTGgcagtttatttattaatttttagaaaattgccGTGCTCGGCTTATACCTTTTCTTGATTGTCGATTGGTTACGCTGAAATATTGGAGACCTTTCTGAGCCTCAAACCAGCTGACTTGGATTCCGAGCATGTGTGGCTTCAACACGATGACGTCGCAGGTCATACTGTATAACGTTCGCTACGAGTGTCAGGAGAAATGCTTCCCCAGCGTTCAATTTCTCCATAGTGGGGCGAAGCGTGGTCAGCACAGTCACCAGCTTCAAGCCCACATGtctcaaattttttggaacatCGTCCTCAGTGCCACTAAGGTTTGAAGGACGccataaaag
This window of the Necator americanus strain Aroian chromosome III, whole genome shotgun sequence genome carries:
- a CDS encoding hypothetical protein (NECATOR_CHRIII.G13205.T3); translation: MDLWQVPRAMNRMMNEYMRDFDRFERSLYPYWRDADHSVLHVANETQQVVDDDKKFAVSLDVSQFRPEELNVHLEGRELTVEGKQEHKSDSSFIHRSFIRKWTLPENVDLEAVHTQLSDKGHLCVEAPKTDSPPQTSVASHRKENSSGCLEKVVDDESKLAISLNVANFKPEELKMDLDGKILKIEGKQEVEGSEYSMRYIYSPGSFYLFNGSPYYNNVFKTFVCQWALPDNVDVEQIKPSMTEDGHLRIEAPKLAKLSMMHPGGEEYI
- a CDS encoding hypothetical protein (NECATOR_CHRIII.G13205.T2), with protein sequence MDLDGKILKIEGKQEVEGSEYSMRYIYSPGSFYLFNGSPYYNNVFKTFVCQWALPDNVDVEQIKPSMTEDGHLRIEAPKLAKLSMMHPGGEEYI